Proteins encoded together in one Thermococcus gammatolerans EJ3 window:
- a CDS encoding YiiX/YebB-like N1pC/P60 family cysteine hydrolase — protein MKRLGAIFVALLFLGATVPEVSAGDLLNYFWDTRTYQHPYPTDVRPGDLVYGHSPDLFNAIIPGYWIHVAIVAWYNESIDDWMVIEAKIGKGIIITPLSEFLSRYDVVALQRVKVSDEIRLRAVQFAYQQLGKPYNYDYFSKPKVYDDRYYCSQLVWAAYLVASNFQVNLDENDGGWSWKYFYAVAPQEVYDDPMTYTIYYHKA, from the coding sequence ATGAAGAGACTTGGTGCAATCTTCGTTGCCCTACTCTTCCTCGGAGCGACGGTTCCAGAGGTCAGCGCCGGCGATCTTCTGAACTACTTCTGGGACACCAGGACGTATCAGCACCCGTATCCGACTGATGTCAGGCCAGGAGACCTCGTTTATGGCCACAGCCCGGACCTTTTTAATGCCATAATCCCCGGTTACTGGATCCACGTTGCCATCGTGGCCTGGTACAACGAGAGCATAGACGACTGGATGGTCATCGAGGCCAAGATCGGGAAAGGCATCATAATAACTCCCCTCAGCGAGTTCCTCAGCAGGTACGATGTCGTTGCCCTCCAGAGGGTCAAGGTAAGTGATGAAATAAGGCTCAGGGCAGTTCAGTTCGCCTACCAGCAGCTTGGAAAGCCCTACAACTACGACTACTTCAGCAAGCCGAAGGTCTACGATGATAGGTACTACTGCTCCCAGCTTGTCTGGGCGGCCTACCTCGTCGCCAGCAACTTCCAGGTGAACCTCGACGAGAACGACGGTGGCTGGAGCTGGAAGTACTTCTACGCCGTTGCTCCACAGGAGGTCTACGACGATCCCATGACATACACCATCTACTACCACAAGGCTTGA
- the dph2 gene encoding diphthamide biosynthesis enzyme Dph2 — protein MHEVPHGEILKELKKLGAECVLIQSPEGLRREAEELAGFLEENGLTVILHGEINYGACDPADSDARRLGCDALIHLGHSYMRLNLEVPTIFVPAFAKVELVPALEKNIEEIRKLGRRIALVTTAQHVHRLDEAREFLEKNGFEVLIGRGDSRVSWPGQVLGCNFSSAKVEAEGVLFIGSGLFHPLGVALATKKPTLAINPYSGDAIWMDAEAERLIRKRWAQIAKAMDAKSFGVVVSTKKGQLRLAEAKRIVELLRGHGRKARLIAMDHISYPKLEGFPFDAYVVVACPRVPIDDYENWRKPVLTPREVEPLLGLKKEYEFDEIPGVERREDEPLGVSLKL, from the coding sequence ATGCACGAGGTTCCGCATGGCGAGATACTGAAGGAGTTGAAAAAACTGGGCGCGGAGTGCGTCCTAATCCAGTCACCAGAGGGGTTGAGGAGGGAAGCCGAAGAGCTCGCGGGCTTTCTCGAAGAGAATGGTTTAACCGTTATCCTTCACGGCGAGATAAACTACGGGGCCTGTGACCCCGCCGATTCCGATGCCAGAAGGCTCGGCTGCGACGCCTTAATTCACCTCGGGCACAGTTACATGCGCCTGAACCTTGAAGTTCCGACGATCTTCGTTCCCGCCTTTGCGAAGGTCGAACTCGTTCCCGCCCTTGAAAAGAACATTGAGGAGATTCGGAAGCTTGGAAGGAGGATAGCGCTCGTAACCACCGCCCAGCACGTTCACAGGCTTGACGAAGCGAGGGAGTTCTTGGAGAAGAACGGCTTCGAGGTGCTCATCGGAAGGGGCGACTCGAGGGTGAGCTGGCCCGGGCAGGTGCTTGGGTGCAACTTCTCTAGCGCGAAGGTCGAGGCAGAGGGGGTTCTCTTCATAGGCTCGGGCCTCTTCCATCCGCTTGGGGTTGCCCTCGCTACCAAAAAGCCCACCCTTGCGATAAACCCCTACTCCGGCGATGCAATCTGGATGGACGCTGAAGCGGAAAGACTGATAAGGAAGCGCTGGGCCCAGATAGCCAAGGCTATGGACGCGAAGAGCTTTGGGGTGGTTGTCAGCACCAAGAAGGGACAGCTCCGCTTAGCGGAAGCCAAGCGGATTGTTGAGCTCCTTCGAGGGCACGGTAGGAAAGCGAGGCTCATAGCGATGGACCACATAAGCTATCCGAAGCTTGAGGGCTTCCCCTTCGACGCCTACGTCGTCGTTGCCTGTCCCAGAGTTCCAATAGATGACTACGAGAACTGGCGCAAGCCCGTTTTGACGCCGAGAGAAGTCGAGCCCCTCCTAGGCCTGAAGAAGGAGTACGAGTTCGATGAGATACCTGGAGTTGAGCGGAGGGAGGACGAGCCTTTAGGCGTTTCGCTCAAATTATGA
- a CDS encoding NitrOD5 domain-containing protein, which translates to MVTATAKEILRRLGRPFEATITAYLNSKYDKGIEIIEEDPRKFYSALKELFGEFAAKIFIYNLVAELHLPVKSTEIEDLLQILEEYIGG; encoded by the coding sequence ATGGTCACTGCCACTGCAAAGGAAATACTCAGAAGGCTTGGGAGGCCTTTTGAAGCTACTATAACTGCCTACTTAAACTCGAAATATGATAAAGGAATAGAGATAATTGAGGAAGATCCCAGAAAGTTCTACAGCGCCCTAAAAGAGCTCTTCGGGGAGTTCGCCGCAAAGATCTTCATTTACAACCTTGTAGCAGAGCTTCATCTCCCCGTGAAATCCACTGAGATTGAAGACCTATTACAGATTTTGGAGGAGTATATAGGTGGTTGA
- a CDS encoding ATPase domain-containing protein codes for MELIPTGIPGLDKALSGGFSRGTSILIAGNPGTGKTHLAVHVLFNNMKKGLKGAYISFAETKRQFYQNAMESGLNFEEAEKKGVFKFYDMLTMPKEEMKDFLDFLIQDLVEWKPDIIVFDSITVLGQIFGAAMMRSFLHSIIGRLVNALNSLAILIDEIPYGERRVGFGVEEFVVDGVIVLEMERQREVIKRYLTIPKMRGRYIARSTYEYVITDYGIDVIPIPDLRFAERNIQTKERIKTGIPKFDELLGGGFYKGSINLIAGPTGSGKTIFALTIASNMAKQGFRVLYMTFEEALGALLGTTKNLGLDGDFKVISLIPEAMTPIQYYALIKRLLRENSSEILFIDSISAMQSHMEEEDFIKAIRYLQLLSKEKNITLIMTYLSQNSNLLQSTGFSTLMDTITILSYELPSRPGEFLKRYLMVLKARHSEHKAVLRKFKITLGGIEIE; via the coding sequence ATGGAACTCATACCTACGGGGATACCTGGGCTTGATAAAGCCCTATCAGGTGGGTTCTCAAGGGGTACTAGCATTCTAATAGCTGGAAATCCTGGAACTGGAAAAACTCACCTAGCTGTTCATGTTCTTTTTAATAACATGAAAAAAGGACTGAAAGGCGCTTATATTTCCTTTGCTGAAACAAAAAGGCAGTTTTATCAGAACGCTATGGAAAGCGGGTTAAACTTCGAAGAGGCTGAGAAAAAAGGTGTTTTCAAGTTTTATGACATGCTTACAATGCCCAAGGAAGAAATGAAGGACTTTCTTGACTTTCTTATTCAAGATCTCGTGGAATGGAAGCCGGATATCATTGTCTTTGACTCCATAACTGTTCTTGGTCAGATCTTTGGAGCAGCAATGATGAGGTCTTTTCTTCACTCTATAATAGGCCGCCTCGTGAATGCACTCAACTCTCTAGCCATACTAATTGACGAGATTCCATATGGTGAGAGGAGGGTTGGCTTTGGTGTTGAGGAATTTGTGGTAGATGGAGTTATAGTACTTGAAATGGAGAGGCAGAGGGAAGTAATCAAGCGCTACCTGACGATACCAAAGATGCGCGGAAGGTATATAGCTAGGAGCACTTATGAGTACGTGATAACGGACTACGGTATAGACGTTATTCCCATACCTGATCTAAGATTTGCCGAAAGAAACATCCAAACGAAAGAGCGGATCAAAACTGGAATCCCTAAGTTCGATGAGCTCCTTGGTGGAGGTTTTTACAAGGGAAGTATAAACCTGATAGCTGGACCTACTGGGAGTGGAAAAACAATATTCGCCCTTACTATCGCTTCTAACATGGCAAAGCAGGGGTTCAGGGTGCTCTACATGACTTTTGAAGAAGCACTAGGAGCTTTGTTAGGGACTACTAAAAATCTCGGTCTGGATGGAGACTTTAAGGTGATATCATTGATTCCAGAAGCGATGACTCCTATACAGTATTACGCCCTTATAAAGAGACTTCTGAGAGAAAACTCGTCGGAGATTCTGTTTATAGATTCCATCTCAGCAATGCAGAGTCATATGGAAGAGGAGGACTTTATAAAGGCCATCAGATATCTACAGCTCCTCTCCAAGGAGAAAAACATAACCCTTATAATGACATACCTCTCGCAGAATTCCAACCTTCTACAATCAACGGGCTTTAGTACACTGATGGACACTATAACGATTCTCAGTTATGAGTTACCTAGCAGACCTGGAGAGTTTTTGAAACGTTATCTGATGGTTCTAAAGGCCAGACATTCTGAACATAAGGCAGTTTTAAGGAAATTTAAAATAACACTAGGAGGGATTGAGATTGAGTGA
- a CDS encoding METTL5 family protein — MKKRHLAMLLSKLEGFSEPKPELEQYRTPGNVAAELLWLAHSAGDIVEKVVADLGTGTGVLAIGAKLLGAEKVYAVEVDPKALEVAKRNAERSGVEVEFIQADVSEFSERVDTVVMNPPFGSQKKGADRPFLLKAFEVSNTVYSIHLAKLEVRSFIERFSADNGFTAFRLATVPFEIPAQFFFHRKKLERILVDLYLFRRVPDGKA; from the coding sequence ATGAAAAAGAGGCACCTCGCGATGCTCCTGTCGAAGCTTGAGGGTTTCTCCGAGCCGAAACCGGAGCTGGAACAGTACCGGACACCGGGAAATGTAGCGGCGGAACTGCTGTGGTTAGCTCACTCCGCCGGTGACATAGTGGAGAAAGTCGTTGCCGACCTTGGAACCGGAACTGGGGTTCTGGCGATTGGAGCGAAGCTCCTCGGGGCGGAGAAGGTTTACGCAGTCGAAGTTGACCCGAAGGCCCTTGAAGTGGCCAAGAGAAACGCCGAGCGGTCTGGTGTTGAAGTCGAGTTCATTCAAGCGGACGTCTCTGAGTTCAGCGAGCGGGTTGACACCGTTGTGATGAACCCTCCCTTCGGGAGCCAGAAGAAGGGCGCGGACAGGCCCTTCCTGCTTAAGGCTTTTGAAGTTTCTAATACGGTTTACTCAATCCATCTCGCGAAGCTGGAGGTAAGGAGTTTTATCGAGAGGTTCTCGGCAGATAACGGGTTCACTGCATTTCGGCTGGCGACCGTCCCTTTTGAGATTCCGGCCCAGTTCTTCTTCCACAGAAAGAAGCTGGAGCGGATTTTAGTGGATCTGTACCTTTTCAGGAGGGTTCCGGATGGGAAAGCTTAA
- a CDS encoding RsmB/NOP family class I SAM-dependent RNA methyltransferase, translated as MGKLKLSDRQLYALIEAVKLSEAIKPSQQAKRKAFSRYKIEGWENSKLTGIFYSIQRRLGLIDEVIEELVGVSPLILDPWLRATLRVAVEVAVFRDPNERTLQHLKGLAKFLSGRTHPYVGYYYYELLPRVINYVPKLNSEEKRLKWKYLFPEWFIERMHKLLGGEAEELLKALNETLPVSLRVNCLKASVEDVEDYLKRRNLRFERSERVETVIRVLDPFNPGRLMEKGLALPQEEASAVASLILSPEPGETVVDLAAAPGGKTAHMAELMKNEGKIYAFDVDSERIKRMKQILRWAGVEIAEVKKLDGRKAPEFLGEKIADRVLLDAPCTSDGTIAKNPELRWRLREKNIPKVVQLQKELIESAWKLLKPGGRLLYSTCSMLSEENEEVVRWFLERHDDARLVPLNGPYDEGFLPGTMRAWPHRHRTIGFFYALIEKARVK; from the coding sequence ATGGGAAAGCTTAAGCTGAGCGACAGGCAACTCTACGCTCTCATCGAGGCGGTTAAGCTCAGCGAAGCGATAAAACCGAGCCAGCAGGCTAAGAGAAAGGCCTTCTCGCGCTACAAAATCGAGGGCTGGGAGAACTCCAAGCTGACCGGGATCTTCTACTCGATTCAGAGGAGGCTTGGTCTAATAGACGAGGTGATCGAAGAGCTCGTTGGCGTTTCTCCCCTAATCCTCGACCCCTGGCTGAGAGCTACACTTAGGGTTGCGGTTGAAGTTGCGGTCTTTAGAGACCCGAACGAGAGGACGCTCCAGCACCTTAAGGGTCTCGCAAAGTTCCTTTCCGGTAGAACGCATCCCTACGTGGGCTATTACTACTACGAACTCCTGCCCAGGGTTATAAACTACGTCCCAAAGCTTAACTCCGAGGAGAAGAGGCTGAAGTGGAAGTATCTCTTTCCCGAGTGGTTCATAGAGAGGATGCACAAACTTTTGGGGGGAGAAGCAGAGGAACTGCTCAAGGCCCTCAACGAGACCCTTCCAGTTAGCTTACGTGTTAACTGCCTGAAGGCGAGCGTCGAGGATGTCGAGGACTATCTAAAGAGAAGAAACCTCCGCTTCGAGAGGAGTGAGCGCGTTGAAACGGTAATCCGTGTTTTAGACCCCTTCAACCCCGGTAGGCTCATGGAGAAGGGCCTCGCTCTGCCACAGGAAGAGGCGTCTGCCGTCGCTTCCCTAATCCTCTCTCCAGAACCCGGTGAGACGGTTGTTGATCTGGCCGCGGCACCGGGCGGAAAGACCGCACATATGGCCGAGCTGATGAAAAATGAGGGAAAAATCTACGCCTTCGACGTTGATTCAGAGAGAATTAAGCGCATGAAGCAAATCCTCCGCTGGGCCGGCGTTGAGATTGCCGAAGTTAAGAAGCTCGACGGGAGGAAGGCCCCTGAATTCCTCGGCGAGAAAATTGCCGACAGAGTTTTGCTCGACGCACCGTGCACGAGCGACGGGACGATAGCAAAAAACCCCGAGCTGAGGTGGCGCCTCCGCGAGAAGAATATTCCCAAGGTTGTTCAGCTCCAGAAAGAACTCATCGAGAGTGCCTGGAAGCTCTTAAAACCTGGTGGAAGGCTCCTATACTCAACCTGCTCAATGCTCTCCGAGGAGAACGAAGAGGTCGTGCGCTGGTTTTTGGAGAGACACGATGACGCGAGGCTCGTCCCGCTTAACGGGCCATACGATGAGGGCTTCCTGCCCGGCACGATGAGGGCCTGGCCCCACAGGCACAGAACGATAGGCTTCTTCTACGCGCTGATTGAGAAGGCAAGGGTTAAATAA
- a CDS encoding type II toxin-antitoxin system VapC family toxin, whose amino-acid sequence MFYSDVYLMEDAMKLGRKTGASGFDVLFLACAKKANAKLVTDDKKMYETAVKAGIEVELLRELISSP is encoded by the coding sequence ATCTTCTACTCCGACGTTTACCTCATGGAAGACGCGATGAAACTGGGCAGAAAAACTGGGGCCAGCGGTTTTGATGTTCTTTTCCTCGCCTGCGCGAAGAAGGCAAACGCCAAACTGGTAACCGACGACAAAAAGATGTATGAGACGGCCGTAAAAGCTGGAATAGAGGTGGAACTCCTCAGGGAGCTCATTTCATCTCCATGA
- the cobT gene encoding nicotinate mononucleotide-dependent phosphoribosyltransferase CobT codes for MESLFLLVLGNTEISTVPGISVAGATPELTKLTPVADAEYLFHEKPLTIDVIPVTPEGHPTPAIITKAARELANFPVLVVRGGTYLAPLVPHVHISDAVGRDFRKEPALPEFGDIIKRAKLFGEELNKTPIKELVIGESTPGGTTTAQAVLWALGYEARTSSASPDNPQSLKEKVIAEAFERAGIEKGQLRDNPLEALRQFGDPMMATVIGIALGFRRDIVLAGGTQMLAVSALLKALGEDLSRFMIATTKWVANDKSATFIETAKEIGIISYAADLDFSKSEFKGLRDYERGYVKEGVGAGGATWLAVKAGFSPEDVSEKVEELYRRLMEMK; via the coding sequence ATGGAGAGCCTCTTCCTTCTCGTCCTGGGCAACACGGAGATAAGCACCGTGCCGGGGATAAGCGTTGCCGGAGCGACGCCAGAGCTGACGAAGCTGACGCCCGTTGCCGATGCCGAATACCTCTTCCACGAGAAGCCCCTGACGATTGACGTCATTCCTGTAACGCCCGAAGGCCATCCGACGCCGGCCATAATCACCAAGGCCGCGAGGGAGCTCGCGAACTTCCCGGTTCTCGTCGTCAGGGGTGGGACGTATCTGGCTCCGCTCGTTCCGCACGTCCACATCAGCGACGCCGTCGGAAGGGACTTCAGGAAGGAGCCTGCTTTACCCGAGTTCGGCGATATAATCAAGCGCGCCAAGCTCTTCGGTGAGGAGCTAAACAAGACGCCGATAAAGGAGCTGGTAATCGGCGAGTCGACGCCGGGAGGAACGACCACTGCTCAGGCCGTCCTCTGGGCGCTCGGCTACGAAGCGAGAACCAGCTCGGCCTCGCCTGACAATCCCCAGAGCCTGAAGGAGAAGGTCATCGCTGAGGCCTTCGAAAGGGCGGGAATTGAGAAGGGCCAGTTGAGGGACAACCCCCTCGAAGCCCTCAGGCAGTTCGGAGACCCGATGATGGCGACGGTAATCGGCATTGCGCTCGGCTTTAGGAGGGACATCGTTTTGGCAGGTGGAACTCAGATGCTGGCAGTTTCGGCGCTCCTAAAGGCCCTCGGCGAGGATTTAAGCAGGTTCATGATAGCCACAACCAAGTGGGTCGCCAACGACAAGAGCGCGACCTTCATCGAGACAGCGAAGGAAATCGGGATTATAAGCTACGCCGCCGATTTGGATTTCTCGAAGAGCGAGTTCAAGGGGCTGAGGGACTACGAGCGCGGTTACGTCAAGGAGGGTGTTGGAGCTGGAGGCGCGACGTGGCTGGCCGTTAAGGCCGGTTTCTCGCCGGAAGACGTTAGCGAAAAAGTGGAGGAGCTGTACAGAAGGCTCATGGAGATGAAATGA